The Streptomyces europaeiscabiei genome window below encodes:
- a CDS encoding cytochrome P450: protein MDPELHRRLDELQRDPYPHYARARAAEGLTYVSELDSWLVARDADVREVLRRPEDFSSANALRPDVMPAPAALAVLGGGFGGRPVVVTADGTLHQELRAPIVRGLSPARVAAALPYAAERAAALVDGLIRNGEEGGGGDGRSEADGEDGKGKGDEGGRVELMSAYAGRLPGEVIGHLVGFDPDDVPALVRGGHRAEQLLFRPMTEAEQIAAAEDVVATAHRLDAFVRARHADPREDLGTELIMSVAGAGAGAGAGAVAGAGAGAGAGAGAVAGAGAGAGADELTLDQRHQIVAHLQNLLIAGHLTTTALIGTTLLHLLRDRPQWELLCAEPERIPAAVEEAARYDTALQGFRRVTTRPVTLAGTELPAGAPVFLAFGSANRDGSRHPNPDDFDITRPTGSRHLSFGFGTHTCPGSQLAREQLRITLEQLTSRLPGLRLAEGQRITMRPTLIHRSPERLELVW from the coding sequence GTGGACCCTGAACTGCACCGCAGACTCGACGAGTTGCAGCGGGATCCGTATCCGCACTACGCGCGGGCCAGAGCGGCGGAGGGGCTGACGTACGTCTCCGAGCTTGACTCCTGGCTGGTGGCCCGGGACGCCGACGTACGGGAGGTGCTGCGGCGTCCTGAGGACTTCTCGTCGGCCAACGCGCTGCGCCCGGACGTCATGCCCGCACCCGCCGCGCTGGCCGTGCTGGGCGGCGGCTTCGGCGGCCGCCCCGTCGTCGTCACCGCCGACGGCACTCTGCACCAGGAGCTGCGGGCACCCATCGTGCGGGGGCTGTCGCCCGCGAGGGTCGCCGCCGCCCTGCCGTATGCCGCCGAACGGGCCGCAGCCCTGGTCGACGGCCTCATCAGGAACGGCGAGGAGGGCGGTGGCGGCGACGGCAGGAGCGAGGCGGACGGCGAGGACGGCAAGGGGAAGGGCGACGAGGGCGGCCGGGTCGAGCTGATGTCCGCCTACGCGGGACGGCTCCCCGGGGAGGTCATCGGGCACCTCGTCGGGTTCGACCCGGACGACGTACCGGCGTTGGTCCGCGGCGGTCACCGGGCCGAGCAGTTGTTGTTCCGTCCCATGACGGAGGCCGAACAGATCGCCGCGGCCGAGGACGTGGTCGCCACGGCCCACCGCCTCGACGCGTTCGTGCGCGCTCGGCACGCCGACCCGCGCGAGGACCTGGGCACCGAACTCATCATGTCCGTCGCCGGAGCCGGAGCCGGAGCCGGAGCCGGAGCCGTCGCAGGAGCAGGAGCAGGAGCAGGAGCAGGAGCAGGAGCCGTCGCAGGCGCAGGCGCAGGCGCAGGCGCCGACGAGCTGACGCTCGATCAACGTCACCAGATCGTCGCCCACCTGCAGAACCTGCTCATCGCCGGACACCTGACCACGACCGCCCTCATCGGGACGACCCTCCTCCACCTCCTGCGCGACCGCCCGCAGTGGGAGCTGCTCTGCGCCGAACCGGAGCGCATCCCGGCCGCTGTCGAGGAAGCCGCGCGCTACGACACGGCCTTGCAGGGCTTCCGCCGCGTCACGACCCGCCCAGTCACCCTTGCCGGCACCGAACTCCCTGCCGGAGCGCCGGTGTTCCTCGCCTTCGGCAGCGCCAACCGTGACGGCTCCCGCCACCCGAACCCTGACGACTTCGACATCACCCGCCCCACCGGCAGCCGCCACCTCTCCTTCGGCTTCGGCACCCACACCTGCCCCGGATCCCAGCTCGCCCGCGAACAACTCCGCATCACTCTGGAGCAGTTGACCAGCCGTCTGCCGGGCCTGCGCCTCGCGGAAGGCCAACGGATCACCATGCGCCCGACATTGATCCACCGCTCCCCGGAGCGCCTCGAACTCGTCTGGTGA
- a CDS encoding Gfo/Idh/MocA family protein: MSEQDPRIISARHRRAAVVGLGARARMFTQALTGPFAERIDLVGFCDTNAHRMAVHNSWIAADHPGRSPVPAYGADDFEEMLRRERVDLVVVCSLDRSHDHYIVRALEAGCDVVTEKPMTTDAERAHRILEARRRTGREVRVSFNYRYNPVHSAVRELIAGGEIGEVGSVHFEWLLDLRHGADYFRRWHRDKANSGGLLVHKSTHHFDLVNWWLGTRPDTVFAQGGLFFYGDEAGRRRGLARDYTRAHGSPAAETDPFALHLKDSAVLTSLYLDAEREDGYHRDQNVFAPGISIEDDMAVLVRYDSGATLTYHLTAYSPWEGYRVAFNGSEGRIELLVEESTWTRPHVRTTGASPVVHGVEAGDEAGRTELLVRRLWERPREVKPATGEGGHGGGDVRMLADLFGERVPDGLGRAADAVDGARSLVTGLAANRSLETGVPVAARELLDV; encoded by the coding sequence ATGTCAGAACAAGACCCCCGCATCATCTCCGCGCGACACCGCCGTGCTGCCGTGGTGGGGCTCGGTGCCCGGGCACGGATGTTCACCCAGGCACTGACCGGACCCTTCGCGGAACGGATCGACCTGGTGGGCTTCTGCGACACGAACGCGCACCGCATGGCCGTCCACAACTCCTGGATCGCGGCCGACCATCCGGGCCGCAGCCCCGTGCCGGCGTACGGAGCCGACGACTTCGAGGAGATGCTCCGCCGCGAGCGGGTCGATCTGGTCGTGGTGTGCTCGTTGGACCGGTCCCACGACCACTACATCGTGCGTGCGCTGGAGGCGGGCTGCGATGTCGTCACCGAGAAGCCGATGACCACCGACGCCGAGCGCGCCCACCGCATCCTGGAGGCCCGGCGCCGGACGGGCCGCGAGGTGCGCGTCTCCTTCAACTACCGCTACAACCCGGTGCACTCGGCCGTACGGGAGCTGATCGCGGGCGGTGAGATCGGCGAGGTCGGCTCGGTGCACTTCGAGTGGCTGCTCGACCTGCGGCACGGCGCCGACTACTTCCGCCGCTGGCATCGCGACAAGGCGAACTCCGGCGGCCTGCTCGTCCATAAGTCGACCCACCACTTCGACCTGGTCAACTGGTGGCTCGGCACCCGCCCCGACACCGTCTTCGCCCAGGGCGGCCTCTTCTTCTACGGCGACGAGGCGGGCCGCCGCCGAGGCCTCGCCCGGGACTACACCCGCGCCCACGGCTCCCCGGCGGCCGAGACCGACCCCTTCGCCCTCCACCTCAAGGACTCCGCCGTCCTCACCTCGCTCTATCTGGACGCCGAACGGGAGGACGGCTACCACCGCGACCAGAACGTCTTCGCCCCCGGCATCTCCATCGAGGACGACATGGCGGTCCTCGTCCGCTACGACTCCGGCGCCACCCTGACCTACCACCTGACGGCCTACTCCCCCTGGGAGGGCTACCGTGTCGCCTTCAACGGCAGCGAGGGCCGCATCGAGCTGCTGGTGGAGGAGTCCACCTGGACCCGCCCCCACGTCCGCACGACCGGCGCGAGCCCGGTCGTGCACGGCGTCGAGGCGGGCGACGAGGCCGGCCGGACCGAACTGCTGGTACGCCGCCTCTGGGAGCGGCCGCGCGAGGTGAAGCCGGCCACCGGGGAGGGCGGGCACGGCGGCGGGGACGTTCGGATGCTGGCCGACCTGTTCGGGGAGCGCGTACCGGACGGGTTGGGCCGGGCGGCCGACGCGGTGGACGGCGCACGGTCGCTGGTGACGGGGCTGGCGGCGAACCGGTCGCTGGAGACGGGGGTGCCGGTGGCGGCACGGGAGTTGCTGGACGTGTGA